TGCTTACTTAGATAGGCAAACACCCCGAGAGACACTCGAGAGTGGGTCTGTCGACCCGCTCTTTTTTGTCTATCCATCACACTCCTCCACACTCATGACAAACGATATCAAAGCTTTAATTGACTACTACGAGAGGGAAAAAGGGCTCTCCCGTGAAAAAATTCTTCTCGCTCTGGAATCCGCTTTTCTCTCCGCCTACCGCAAGATGGTTCCCGGCTCCGGCAGCATCAACTACCTGAGGGCTGAAATCAACGTGGACAAGGGGAAGGTGCGCATCTTTGCGGATCTGGAAGTGGTGCCGGATGAAGAATACTCCGACAAGTTCAACCAAATCCCCCTCTCCCTGGCCGTCAAGCTGGACCGGAACGCCGTCCTGCACGACCTGCTGCCCACCAACATCACGCCGAAGGGCTTTGGCCGCATCGCGGTACAGACTGCCCGCCAGACCATGCTCCAGAAGCTGCTGGATGCGGAAAAGGAAATGCTTTACGACGAGTTCAAGGACCGCGCCGGCGATCTGGTGACGGGCACCATCCGCCGCTTTGAAAAGGGGGACATCTTTGTGGACCTCGGCAAATTCGAGGGCGTCATGACCTCCCGCGAACGCGTGCCGAATGAAGACTACAGCGTCGGCGACCGCATGCGCTTCTACGTGGTGGAAGTGCGCACGGAAGCCCGCGGACCGGAAGTCATCCTCTCCCGCAGCCATCCGAATCTGGTGCGCCGCCTCTTTGAATCGGAAGTGGTGGAAATAGGCGACCAGACCGTAGAAATCCACGGCATCGCCCGTGAAGCGGGCTACCGCACCAAGGTGGCCGTCATCAGCCATGACGACAAGGTGGACCCGGTGGGCGCATGCGTAGGCATGCGCGGAGCCCGCGTCAAAAACATTGTCCGGGAGCTCAACAACGAAAAAGTGGACATCCTGGAATGGACGGAGGACCCCGTCATCTTCGTCCGGGAGGCCCTCAGCCCCGTGGAACCGCGGGAAATCACCGTGGACGAGGAAGCCAAAAAAATCTTCGTCATCGTCCAGGACGACAAGGACCTCTCCAAGGCCATCGGCCGCAGGGGCCAGAACGCCCGCCTCACCTCCCGCCTGATGGGCTGGGACGTCCAGGTGCGCGTCTTTGACGTCCAGGAAGCGGAAAAACGCCAGAACCAGGCCGCGGCCGAGGAAGTGATGCGCCAATGCCAGGCCGCCGCAAAGACCCTCAGCGAACAACTGGAAATCCCAGAAGAAACCGCCATGGGCCTAGTGACCATGGGTGGGACGGACCTGGTGGCCCTCACCGGATTTGAAGCTTCCGACATCGCGGAAAGCATGGGCATTCCCGCAGAGGAAGCCGCCCAGATTCTGGACAAGGCCCGGGACCTTATCTCCCAATAACCGTTGAGCGCGGCGCTCAATATCTAACAAACTTAAATTAAGATGCCTAATAAACAAGAAGAGAACGAACCCAAAAAGGAAGTGTTGGATCTGATCGGCGGATCTCCCAAAAAGAAACGCGCACCCCAGCCGGAACCCGCACCGGCGCCATCCCGTCCTGCCCCGGTCAAGAAAGAAGCTCTCGACTTGCTTTCCGGCCCCAAGAAAAAAGCGCCCGCCTCCGCTCCCTCCGAGCCGGCTACCGCCCCTGCCCAGGCCGCACCCGCCGCAGAATCTGCCGCGCCTGCCCCCCAGGAAACGGACTCCGCAGACGATAAAATCATCAACCTCAAGCCGCCCGTCTCCGTCTCCGAGCTGGCAGGCATGCTGCAAGCCAAGCCCTTCCAGATCATCAAGGACCTGATGGGCATGGGCATCTTCGCCAACCCGAATACGCCGCTGGACGCGGACGCCGTCAGCGCCATCTGCGACCTGCACGGCTACACCTTCGCCCGTGAAAAACGGGAAAAGGGCGGCGGCGTCAAGGCCCAGCAGGAACCGGTCAAGGAACCGGAACCCGTGCCGGTGGTGGAAGAACCCAAGGCCACCCTCATCCTGCGCACGCCCATCATCACCGTCATGGGCCATGTGGACCACGGCAAAACCTCCCTGCTGGACTACATCCGCAAGGCGCGCGTAGCCAAGGGGGAAGCCGGGGGCATCACCCAGCACATCGGCGCCTATACGGTGGAATACAACGGCAGCACCCTCACCTTCCTGGATACCCCGGGACACGCCATCTTCACGGAAATGCGCGCCCGCGGCGCGGACGTGACGGACATCGTGGTACTGGTAGTGGCCGCCAATGACGGCATCATGCCCCAGACGAGGGAAGCCATCGCCCACTCCAAGGCGGCCGGCAAAACCATCATCGTGGCCATCAACAAATGCGACCTTCCGGCCGCAGACCCCGTCAAGACCAAGAGCGGCCTGATGGAGGAAGGACTGGTTCCCACGGACTTCGGCGGCGACGTGGAATGCGTGGAAGTCTCCGCCCTGACCGGCGACGGCATCGACGACCTTCTCGGCCTTCTCGTCCTCCAATCGGAAGTGCTCGAACTCCAGGCCAACCCCAAGGCCAACTGCCGCGCCTCCATCATTGAGGCCCGCGTGGAACCCGGCACGGGCAGCTCCGCCACGGCCATCGTGGAAAGCGGCACCATCCGCGTAGGCATGCCCTTCATCTGCGGCCCGTACGCCGGCAAGGTGCGCGCCCTGGTCAACGACCACGGCGAACGCGTCAAAAAGGTGGGGCCCGGCATGCCCGTGGAAATTACCGGCTTTTCCGAAACCCCGAACGTGGGCGACGAACTGGTGGAAATGGAAAACGAACGCGCCGCCAAGAAGCTGGGCGAAGAACGCCAGGAGGAACTGCGCAAGCAGCGCCTGGCCCAGCCCCGCAAGGCCCGCATGGAAGAACTGCTCGCCATGATGGGCGACGGCACCCAGAAAGCCCAGCTCAAGATCCTTCTCAAGGGGGACGTGCAGGGCTCCGTGGAAGCCATCAAGAAGGCCATTATGGACATCCAGTCGGACAAGGTGGAATGCGTCTTCCTGAACGCCTCCGCCGGCCCCATCTCGGAATCGGACGTGCTGCTGGCCTCCTCCTCGGACGCCGTCATCCTGGGCTTCAACGTCAAGGTGGAAGCCAACGCCGTGAAACTGCTCAAGCGGGAAGGCGTGCAGGTGAAGCTTTACTCCATCGTTTACGAACTCATCGACCAGGTGAGGGATGCCATGCTGGGTCTTCTGGAACCGGAAACGCGTGAAACCATCATCGGCCACGCCAAAGTGCTCCAGGTCTTCAAACTCAACAAGGGCCGCGCGGCGGGCTGCATGGTGGAGGACGGAAAAATCCTCCGCAGCTGTGAAGCGCGCGTTATCCGCGACAAGACTCCCGTCTTTGACGGTAAAATGTCCACCCTGCGCCGCTTCCAGGATGAAGTGGAAGAAGTCAAGGCCGGCCTGGAATGCGGCATCCGCCTGGGCGACTTCAACGAATACGAGGCAGGCGACATCATCGAATGCTACACGCTGGAAAAAATCCAGCAAACGCTGTAACCCCAAGCAGGAACCATATAACAGGGATGGACGCCCCTTTCACGCCTCTCCGGGCGTTCAAAGAAGCTCCATCCCTGTCCTTTCTCCCCCATTCTTCCTTCTCCGATTGAACCAATCGGTCCATCCATCACTCTATCCCTTCATATGAGCAGACGCACTGACAAGGTAAATGAACTCCTCCGCCGTGAAATAGGCACCACCATCCAGCGGGACTTTGAATTCCCCGGAACGATTGTCACCGTTATTGAAGTGGAAGTGACGGACGACTTGAAAGAAGGAAAAGTATGGGTAGGCGTCGTAGGAAAAATGTCCCCCGCCCAGGTGCTGGAAAAACTGAACTCCAGGCATGGCCTCATCCAGTCCGCCGTAGCCAAGCGCGTGGTGCTGCGCAACACGCCGCGCCTGTCGTTCCGGCTGGACGACTCCGCCCAGCGCGGCGTTGACCTGGTCAACCTCCTGGAAGACATTGATAAAAACCTTCCCAAAGCCCCTCCGGCCGATCCGGAAAACGGCGAGGAATAAAACCCTGCTGAACAGTAAAAAATCCTCCTTGTCTTTTTGCAAGACAAGGATTTCTTTTTCCGGCTAAAAGCACGGAGGCAATCGCCGTGCCGTGTTTACGGACAGGCAAAACGGCGAAGTGGAATTGGCAGGATGATTTCTTCAGGGGAAATTCTGTAACAGATACAAGGGCCGGGAGGCCCTTGTTCCCAGAGGAACCGTTACCGGGAAACGGGGTGGAATTTATTTCTTCCTTACCTCGTCACCTTCAACCTCAGGAACCGGCGTGCCGGGGCGCTTTCCTCCAGAGCCGCCGTATCACGGAATTCCCCGCGGACACCGGCCGGAGTGACTATTCCTTCATCGGACCATTCCTTCAAGTCGGACGAACTTTCCACACTGAACGCCACATCCGCCGCTTCCGGATTTACCGGCCAGGAAAGCACGAGGTATTTTTTGCCCCCTTCCTCCCGGATCGCCAGCCCCGTCACGCTTCCGCACGGTTTGTTGGGGTCCAGGCCCGTTGCATACTTCATCAGGTTGGTGACCCCGTCTCCGGCGGGACAGGCATCCGGAGCCATCTGGTCCTCCGGCGTTCCGTCCCCGAAGTTGTCCTTTTTCCACTTATCGTACCCTGCCGGGGCCGGAGCCGCGGACTGGGTCAGCGTGAACGTTCTTTCCTCGCCGCCGCACTGGACGGTAACCACGGCCACCCGTTCCGTTTGCTGGGCGTTGGCTTCCATTTGAATGTCCAGCGTGGCAGTTCCGGAGCCTGAAGCCGGCCGGATCGTGACGCAGGCCTGGTCACAGGAGGCCGTCCATGGAAGCTGCGTCTGCACGGTCAGCGTGGTGGAGGCAGCGGCAAACCCTACGGTTTCCTCCGTTTTGTCAATATTGACGGGGTTTACGTATTCATAGCTGAAGGCGCTGGCGGGAATCTCCTGCTTGCTTATTCCCGGCCCCTCCCATTGCATGGTGAGGGCAGAGCCGGAGGCGTGGCCCACATAACCGATGCGGATGGGATGCACCCCCGCCGCAAGCCGGACGGCCTGTACCGCATTGGGCGTGACTTCCGAACCCTGCCGGGCATTGGAGTTGGCTTCCGTGCCCGGCGTATAGGCGTAGTCGGCATCAATGAGCTGCATGCCGTGCAGGTGTACGAAGGCTTTGGATCCCGCGTTGGAATCCGTCTGAAGGTAGAATTTGTACTCCCCTGTAACGGGAACGGTAAGGTAGCCCGTGAGTTCCACCCCCTTTTGAGCGGCGGAACCGGCATTCACGCTGAGAGAAGACACAGCGCCTGTGACAGAGGGAGCCTCTTCCATCTGGCGGAAGTCGGGCACCCAGTCAAAACCACGGTTCCAGTAGCGCATCTTCAGACCTTGCCGGAGATTGGCCGGAGCCGTTGCAGCGGGCACGTCACCGGCATTCAGAGTTCCATTCGTGGAAGGCAGGGAGCGCCGCACAGACAAGGCCCGGGCCTTCATCTTCGCCTGCAAGTCCGGACGGGAGGAGGCGAGATTGGAAGCTTCCTGCGGGTCTTTTTCAGTATCATAAATCTGGAAGTCCTGATCCGTCCCGGAAATGTTGAAACGCACGCCTTTAAGGCCATCCACAAACACGACCTGCTGCAAACCGCGGGGAGAGCTTTTGTGGTGCGACAGGAAGTCCTGATAGGAGGCGCCATTGCCGCCATAGTTATATTCGGAATAAATCAGGCTCTCCTTCTGGCGTTCCGGAACGCCGGCCAGCGTCGGCAGCAGGGAAACGCCGTCGCAACGCGCAGGAACCGCCACGCCCGCCGCATCCGCAAAGGTAGCCATCCAGTCATGGAACTGGCAGGCATTCAGGCTGATGCCGTTGGCAGGAATCACGCCGGGCCAGCGCACCAGGGTGGGCACGCGCATGCCGCCCTCCCAGCAGTCGCGCTTGATGCCGTCCATCATGCCGTAGCTTTGGAAGAAGGCGGGATTCTGCGCCCCCCGCTGGTGCTGCCCGTCCGAACCGCTTTCATTATGAGGTCCGTTGTCGGAGGTAAAGACGATCATCGTGTTGTCATCAATTCCCAAATCCTTGAGCGTTTGAATCAAATCCCCCATCACATCATCCACGCGCCTGATCATGGTGGCGTGGCGTTTCTCCGTCTGGTTGGGGGAGGCGTCATTGATTCCCTCATTGTCCGGATGGATGTAGGTATCCTTGGAGAAGGTTCCTTCCACCCCGGCCGCTGCCGCCCGCTGCGCCGTAGCCGTGTTGGAGGCTTCATACCCGTCCTCATTCCCGGCCACCCACTGCAAGCCTCCCTTGAGGCCCGGTTTGGGGGGATAGGCGCACGCGGGCACCGCCAGGGAACCGTGCGGAGCGGGGAAGGCCAGGTACAGGAAGAAGGGCTGGGTGGCCGATTTGGCATGGTGGTCCACGATCCACTGCTTGGCGCGCGCGCCGAACAGGTCCGTGTCATAAGCCGTATCCGGAACCTTGTTCGTCACATTGGCGAAGGCGGGGGAAGAGGCGCCGTCATTGTATTCGTAAATGTTCTTGGATTCCGTGATGTAGTGGTAGTGCCCCGTCAGGTGCTCCATAATCCCGTAAAAGTAATCGAATCCGCGTTCGTTGGGGCGGGCATACAAGCCGGACGGCCCCTGCCCGTAGCCGCCGATGCCCCATTTGCCGACAGCCGCCGTATGGTACCCGGCGCCTTTCAGCACCGTGGCCAGCGTGTGGGAGTTTTCTATGGGATAATCAAAGCTGTTGTTGCGGATAACGCGGGAATGGCCCTGGTGCACCCCCAGCAGCAGGGAGGCGCGGGCCGGAGCGCAAACGGGCGCGGCGCTGTAATGGCGCCGCAATTGCATCCCTTCCGTCGCCATGGAATTCAGCTGCGGCGTCTTGAAGCTGTTGCGCCGCGTCACCGTTCTTCCGTTCTTGTCCTGATGGTTCCAGTTTTCTTCCAGGTCGCCCCAGCCCATGTCATCCACCAGCACGAAGATGATATTGGGCCTGGCCCCGGAAACATGCCCCGGCATGGCCGGCTTTTCCGCCACATCCGTCTGAAGCGTCAGCAATTTGGCCGCCTCATCATAATTCCATGAAACCGCCCCTTTCGGCAGTTCCTTCACGGTGATGGAGGCGGTCGTTTCCGGCTTGAACTGCACGCCCAGCGTATGCCTGCCCGGCCACGCGGCAATGAGATCTTCAAAAGAGGAATCAAACAGGACAACGTATTCCCGCGCCTGCAGGGAGGGGCTCTCCGGCTGTACGGCTGACTTTTGCGGCACGCCGTCCAGCACGGATACATGGACGCGCCCCAGCGTCAGGGAAGAGCTGGGCAGGGAAATGTCCCCCTCCACGGAAAGAGCGCCTCCGGGCGCATAAGTGATCGTCCCCGGAAACGTGCCGCTGCCGCCCAGCGTGCAGCTCCCCTGCACCACCAGGTCCACCGCCGGAATCTCCCCGTCAAAATGGATGGAGGAGTTGTTCAGCGTAATCGTTACATTCCTGCCCACGTTCCGGATTTCCCCCGCCTTGACGTGCCGGTCCGTATAAGTCACCCGGGCGTCATCCAGAATCGTCTGTTTCAGCGTCCCCTTGTCACCGGTAATGCCGGATGAGCCGGAAAGCGTCACATTCCCGTCCACTCCAGTTTCCGCCAGGTCCAGCGTGGAATTTTCCAGCGCAAATTCCGTGTTCGCGCCGATGTTCCATTGGCCGGACGCCTTGGCAGAGGTTCCGGAAAAAGTCACGGAGGCCTTCTCCTGCGTCACCAGGGAGCCCTGGTACAGGGACATGCCCTCCAGCCGCCCGGCGTCTTCCACCGTAATCGTATTGCTCATGCCCCGGTCCGCCAGGTCCAGCGTGGGCATTCCCTTCCCGGCATTCATTACAAAACCGATGAGGCCGGAAATATTATTCAGCAGCATTCCTTCTCCAATGCGCACGGCTCCCCCTCCCGTCACCGTCACGCGCCGCGGAGCATCATTTTCAGAAGTCAGGGAATACAATCCTCCGGAGGGAGCTCCATCGTCCTGCCCCACATAAAAACAGCGGCCTTCTGCCACATTCCACTCCTGGTCGGCGGCTACGCGCAGCTGCGCAATCCCGAAATCCGCATTATAACCGCCCGTGCTCGTGTTTTCCACGGTAATGCCGCCCGTCTCCACGCGCAGATATACGCCGGAAGAAGTATTCAACACGAAGAGCTGGACCTTTCCTCCCGGCTGATTGTTAACTCCCGCCACCCGGATTCCTTTCAAATACCGTCCTCCGGACCCCAACCCGCCTATATTGGTCATGCCAGCCGAGTCTGTCCCGTTCGTGACCATCCAATGCGTGTAGGCGGAGGCCGACGCGCCGGGAGCAGCCGCCGGCGCGCTTCCGTTCAGAGCCCAGTTTGACAAGTTCGACCAGGGAGACGCCGCCCCTTTCCAGACATATTCATCGGCGGCAGACCTGGCTGGCGCGAGAAATAATAAAGAAGGAACAAGAACAGATAAGAAACGGTACAGGAACATGGCAAGCTGGCGGAAAAGTGATTCAAGAGGCATCAGGCTAAAGAACAAACTGCCTGAGGAATCATGTTGATTACTGATATTAAATATTAAAAAGTGTTAGATTCTGCTAACTGAAAATAAAAAAGCCGCCAATTTCAAAAAACGGACGGCTTGATCAAATGTTTCAGGAGCATGGACTTAAAGTCTGCGGCGGCGCATCATCAGCGCAGCCAGCCCCAGAAGACCCAGGGAGGCCGTGGCAGGTTCGGGAACCACCAAATCACCGTTAATCTGAATTCCCGAAAGCCCGGCAAAGCAGCCCTTGTTATAAGCGCTGTTATTGGAAGCCGTGATGGTGATGGTCAGGGATTCCCCGGCTTTCAGCAGAAAATCATCGTACGTGTGGCTTCCCGTATGAATGCCGGTCCATGCGCCGGTGGAACCATTGGCGGCGGTGGAACCGTTATAGGTCAGCGTCTGGTCCGGCTGCCCGTCAATGGAGAGAGTCATATCGACAGGTTTGTTGAAATTGCCTTCATATCCGCCCACATAACCATTATTGGCTATACCGCCACCGCCATTCTGGGCAGCCCCCGCACCCGTGAACCCGACCATGGACAAGTCAATGGAAGATATCAGCATGTCGTGGGAACCGGTATTGGTGAATGTGAAGGAAACGCTCCATGTATTGTTTCCGGCGCCTCCCACATTGGCATTGGGAGAAAACACGGAGGCCGGAATGGAACCTGAGGCCAGGAGGTCATTGCCCGAGGTGCTCTTGCTGAAATCGTCAGAACTGATCGAGGTGGAGGAAGTGAGCCCTACATCGGATGTCGTGTTCACCGTGACGGTATCCAGGGAAGTGCCGGTCCGGTTAAAAGTAGTGGAACACAACACCGCAGCCTGGGAAACTGCTGTTCCAAAAGTCAGGGAGGCAATGATTATCAATGATTTCTTCATAACTAGGAGAGGTTGGATGAAAGCAACCTTTATCCCTTAGCGGATTGCCAATCCGAAGTCAACAATAAATGATAAAAACAAGATGTTTAGGAAGATAAACGCCCAGGGGCGTTTTCTGATGAGAGTTTCTTTTTTGGGAATTTTAAATCGTTGTAAAATTCCTAATGCCAGATTTTTATGCATAAAAATGGCACATCGGATTTCTTTTTCGGATTGGCAATCCGTTCCGTATTTTTTTCTCTTTCACTAACGGCTTGCCAGAAGAGAGGAGAACAGTTAAGTTCCCCGAACGGACAGCCTGTCCATGAGATGGCTGGACCTTTTTCCAACATGAACGGTTACTGCTACTTCATTCTGGGGATATTGATCCTGGCGGCCGGTTATTTCACCTACGGGCGGGTGCTGGAAAAGATTTTCCGGCCGGACGCCTCGCGGCAGACTCCCGCCGTGGCCTGCACGGACGGCGTGGATTACGTGGTGATGCCGCGCTGGCGCGTGTTCCTGATTCAGTTGCTGAACATTGCGGGGCTGGGCCCTATCTTCGGCGCCGTCATGGGCGTGCTGTACGGGCCGGCCGCGCTCCTGTGGATCGTCATCGGCTGCATCTTCGGCGGAATGGTGCACGATTACTTTTCCGGCATGATTTCCCTGCGCCACAAGGGGGAAAACCTGCCGGAAATCCTGGGCCGCTACCTGGGCAGCCAGGCCCAGTGGATCAGCCGCGCCGTCTGCATCGTGTTCAGCGTGCTGGTGGGCGTCGTCTTCGCCGTGGGCCCCGCCGCCATCCTGGCCCCCATGACTGGCTGGAGCGTTTCTGCATGGGTGTGGATCATCTTCGGCTACTACTTTCTGGCGACCATCCTTCCCATCCAAGCCATCATGGGAAAGGTGTATCCCCTTTTCTCCGTCGCCCTGATCATCATGGTCGTGGGCATTCTGGGCGTGATGCTCCTGGCTCCCTTTGCGGAATTCATGCCGTACTGGATGCACATTCCTTCTATGGAAGTGCTCCCGGACCTGGACTTCTTCCATAACCGCCACCCGGCGGATTTCCCGCTCTTCCCCGTGATGTTCATCACCATCGCCTGCGGAGCGGTGAGCGGCTTCCACGCCACGCAGTCCCCGCTGATGGCGCGCTGCCTGAAAACGGAGCAGGAAGGACTGCCCGTCTTCGGCGGAGCCATGATTACGGAAGGAATCATCGCCTTCATATGGGCGGCCGCCGCGCTGACCTTCTACGGCACCCCGGAAGCCCTGGGAGCGGCTACCGCCAACGGAAAGGCCCCGGCGCTGGCCATCCAGATGATTTCCGAATCCTGGATGGGCCACGTCGGCTCCATCCTGGTCATGGTCGGCGTGGTCATCCTCCCCATCAGCACGGGGGACGGCGCCCTGCGGGTCACGCGCCTGATGATTGCGGATTGCTTCAAGCTGAACCAGGAGCAACTGAGCCGCCGCCTGATGATCGCCATCCCCCTCTTTGCCGCAGCCATTGCCGTAAGCAGCATGGACTACGCCATCATCTGGCAGTACTTCGGCTGGGCCAACCAGCTCCTGGCCGCCGCCACCCTCTGGGCCGTCTCCATTTACCTGCGCAGCAAAAACCGCTGCTGCTGGACGGCCGCCGTTCCCGCCGCCTTCCTGAGCCTGGTGGTGCTCCAGTACCTGTTCTCCAGCCCGGAAATGTGCGGGTTCAGTTATGAAGCTTCCCTGGTCTGCAGCGTCCTGCTCGTGGCCGTCATCGGCGTGCTGTGCCTGTTCCGCGGCTCCGGACTGGAAAAAGCGGAGGAGCCCAACCTGTAATTTCATGAACCCCAGCCCCCATACGCCCGGAAACGCCGGCAAGGTTCCATGGGGAGCCTTCTGGCGACTCGTGCTGATCCAGGCGCAGAATTCCTTTAATGAAAAGGGGGCGCAATTCCTGCTCATTCCCCTGGGCGTCTGGCTGTACGGCACGCAGGGAGACCTGGAATACCCGCTTGGGGCCATCATCGTGCTGCCCTTCATCCTGTTTTCCCCGTTCGTCGGCTGGCTCTCGGACCGTTTCTGCAAGGCGCGCATCATCCAGTCCATGGCGCTGCTCCAGATCTGCGTGCTGGCGGGCATGTACTGGAGCCTGCGTACCCATAACCTGGACGGGGCCATCCTGTGGTTCTGCGTCTTTGCCGTGCAGGCCACCATCTTCAGCCCGTCCAAGAAGGGCATCGTCAAGGACATCGTGGGCACCTCCCGCATGGGGTTCGCCAGCGGCATTGTGGAAATGGCTTCCATCCTCAGCCTGCTCATCGGCCAGATCGGCGTTTTCGTCTGGTTCCGCTACCTGCTGGAGCCTTCCACGGATACCGTCTGGCACCACTGGCTGGGGGAAGGCTTCTTCCAGTGGTTTGACGCCTGGCTGAAACCCTCCGGCCTCAACGACGGCTGGTATGCCGCCTCCTTCCCCTGCCTGGTGTTCCTGCTGATGGCCGTTCCCGTGGCGATTTCCAGCTTCTACCTGCCCCGGTACGCTCCGGAGGGTTTCCGGCCCTTCTCCTGGTCCCTGTTTTACGAACACTTCCACCAACTGGGCAAGCTGTGGAAAAACCGCAACCTGCGCGTCAGCGAGATGGGCATCGGCTACTTCTGGTTCTTCGGCGGCACGATCATGCTGATGACCATCCAGATGGCCAAGGAAATCTCCGGCGGCAGCGACGATTTCAGCTCCGTGGGAGCCGTGCTGATGGCCTGGATGAGCGGAGGAACCGTGCTGGGGGGCATCCTGGCCTCCCTGATCTGCCGCCGCCACATCCGGATGAACGTCTCCGTGGCGGGAGGCGCGCTGATGGCGCTGAGCTGCGTGGCCCTCTCTACGGTCTCCATGACTTCCACGGTCTTTTATGCTCTGCTGATGGCGGCGGGCATCTCCGCCGCACTGTTCCTGGTGCCGCTGAACGCCTTCTTCCAGGACCGGGCGGACAACGACAAGCGCGGGGACATGATTGCCGCCGGCAACCTGGTGGACTGCGTGCTGGGACTGATGGCCGTCGGATTCCAATACGCCATGATGCTGGTGATTCCCCCCTCCTGGCAATTCGTCGTCATGGGAATCCTGAGCCTCGGCATGGCGTGGGTGATCTTCCGTTTTTCCCGCGTGGCGCCGGGCGCAAGATAAAATGTACTGGCAATCAGGCAGTAATCTTTAAAAATCCTCCTTTTAAAGAAAAACCTTTCCCTCCTTCCGCGCACCCTGCGCCATTCTCCCGTCAGGGCGCGCGATTTACTTGCAAACCCGCTTTTATTCAGGCAACATAGGGGGGAAAACAAGAAGCTATGAAAAAGTATCTTACCCTTCTGTTGTGTTCCCTGTGCGCCCTGGCGGGCTTCACCGCCTCTGCGGCATCCACTGCTGGCCTCAAGGACGTCAATATCGTCATCTCCACCACCAAGGGGGACATTGAACTGGCCCTTTACCCCTCCAAGGCGCCCGTCACCGTAGCCAATTTCCTGAACCTCATCAACAGGGGCTACTACAAGGGAATCTCCTTCCACCGCGTGATTCCGGACTTCATGATCCAGGGCGGCGACCCCACCGGCACGGGCATGGGAGGCCCCGGCTACAGCTTTGAAGACGAGTTTTCCCCGGACCTCAAGCATGATGGCCCCGGCGTGCTTTCCATGGCGAACGCGGGACCCGGCACCAACGGCTCCCAATTCTTCATCACCCACGTTGCCACGCCTCATCTGGACGGCCGCCATACGGTTTTCGGGAAGGTGCTGAAAGGCCAGGCCATCGTCAACTCCATCGTCCGGGGAGACAAGATCAAGGACATCCGCATTCTGGACAAGAACGCCGCGGCCGCCGTGCTGAAGGCGGAAGCCGCCCGCGTGGCCCAGTGGAACAAGGCGCTGGACGCCGCCAAATAAACCGGGAGCAATCAACGGCATGAATATTCTCAGGCGGTTCATCAACCAGGTCTTCACTCCGCAGAAAGTGGAGGCCACGCCGGAGAACGTCGCCAAATGGGAAAAAAAAGCGCCCGGATGGACCATCCGCTGCAACCGCTGCGGCCTGGAGGAACCCTTCGGGAAATACGGCATCCTTTACAAATCGGCAGGCAGGAAAAGGAACTTTGCCCGCTGTCCCCGCTGCCGCAAATGGTCGTGGCTCGTCATTTCCGGAAAAACGGCATGAAACAACCCCGTATTCATCATCAAGCGACTCTAAAAATCCATCCACCAACCATTCATTTTTATGAAAACACTCATTAAAAACGCACGCATCATCTCCCCCGGCATTGACCTGCCCGGGGCTGCCGTGGAAATCGAAGGCAAGACCATCA
This portion of the Akkermansia massiliensis genome encodes:
- the nusA gene encoding transcription termination factor NusA, translating into MTNDIKALIDYYEREKGLSREKILLALESAFLSAYRKMVPGSGSINYLRAEINVDKGKVRIFADLEVVPDEEYSDKFNQIPLSLAVKLDRNAVLHDLLPTNITPKGFGRIAVQTARQTMLQKLLDAEKEMLYDEFKDRAGDLVTGTIRRFEKGDIFVDLGKFEGVMTSRERVPNEDYSVGDRMRFYVVEVRTEARGPEVILSRSHPNLVRRLFESEVVEIGDQTVEIHGIAREAGYRTKVAVISHDDKVDPVGACVGMRGARVKNIVRELNNEKVDILEWTEDPVIFVREALSPVEPREITVDEEAKKIFVIVQDDKDLSKAIGRRGQNARLTSRLMGWDVQVRVFDVQEAEKRQNQAAAEEVMRQCQAAAKTLSEQLEIPEETAMGLVTMGGTDLVALTGFEASDIAESMGIPAEEAAQILDKARDLISQ
- the infB gene encoding translation initiation factor IF-2, which produces MPNKQEENEPKKEVLDLIGGSPKKKRAPQPEPAPAPSRPAPVKKEALDLLSGPKKKAPASAPSEPATAPAQAAPAAESAAPAPQETDSADDKIINLKPPVSVSELAGMLQAKPFQIIKDLMGMGIFANPNTPLDADAVSAICDLHGYTFAREKREKGGGVKAQQEPVKEPEPVPVVEEPKATLILRTPIITVMGHVDHGKTSLLDYIRKARVAKGEAGGITQHIGAYTVEYNGSTLTFLDTPGHAIFTEMRARGADVTDIVVLVVAANDGIMPQTREAIAHSKAAGKTIIVAINKCDLPAADPVKTKSGLMEEGLVPTDFGGDVECVEVSALTGDGIDDLLGLLVLQSEVLELQANPKANCRASIIEARVEPGTGSSATAIVESGTIRVGMPFICGPYAGKVRALVNDHGERVKKVGPGMPVEITGFSETPNVGDELVEMENERAAKKLGEERQEELRKQRLAQPRKARMEELLAMMGDGTQKAQLKILLKGDVQGSVEAIKKAIMDIQSDKVECVFLNASAGPISESDVLLASSSDAVILGFNVKVEANAVKLLKREGVQVKLYSIVYELIDQVRDAMLGLLEPETRETIIGHAKVLQVFKLNKGRAAGCMVEDGKILRSCEARVIRDKTPVFDGKMSTLRRFQDEVEEVKAGLECGIRLGDFNEYEAGDIIECYTLEKIQQTL
- the rbfA gene encoding 30S ribosome-binding factor RbfA, with amino-acid sequence MSRRTDKVNELLRREIGTTIQRDFEFPGTIVTVIEVEVTDDLKEGKVWVGVVGKMSPAQVLEKLNSRHGLIQSAVAKRVVLRNTPRLSFRLDDSAQRGVDLVNLLEDIDKNLPKAPPADPENGEE